A segment of the Desulfomicrobium macestii genome:
TGACGCCGTCCTTGCACGCCTGTCTGCGGGCTTCGTTGCCGATGGCGTTCATCAGTGAGTCCAGCGACATGCTGCCCACCGGGATGGACAGCACCGGGAGGCCGAGCTGCTCCAGCGCATTGTTCAGGGTCATGTCGCCGATAGCCGGAGGAAGGGTCGTTCCTCCGACCTGCCGGGTTCCGGTCAACTCCTGCAAGGCGGTGGACGCGTCTATGTTTCCGGTCTGAAAACGGTTGATGGTGAGGTCGCTGCTCATGGCTGCACCCTACGCCTTGTTTTCCAGCATCTTGAGAAGCTCTTTGGCCTTGTCTCTGCATTGGGCATGGGCCGCATTCGACTCTTCGCCCATTGTGAGCAGCCCTTTCAAGGCTCCCACGGCATTCTCCTTGTCCCCCATCTTGATGTAGCAGTTGGCCGCATAGAGGAAGGGAGAAGGGTCTGAAAGCCCGCTGGCCACCCCGGCCATGGAGTATGCGTCCACGGCTTCCTGCAGGTTTCCGTTGGCCTGACGGCAGCCCGCCAGGCCCATCCAGAAGCGGACCTCCGAATGTTTGTACAGGCACAGGGACTGAAAGATGATCGCCGCGTTCCCTGCCTGGGCAGACCCCGAGTGGAAGGCATCTTTGAGCGTGAGCGAAGAATACAACGACAACGTAAAGGAGGAGCGCCACGGCGAAGAAGATTTCGTGACCTCCGTCCGTCCCGGCTTGAGCTACAGGCACGAGGGCGCGCGCACGCTGCTGGAAACGACCTACAGGGGAACGTGGAATCATTACGCGTCCGGGAGCCGGGATCAGGAATTCAACCACGATGCCATGCTGCATGGCCTGCTGGATGCCTGGGATGGCTTTCTCTTCCTGGACCTGCGCGACACATACCGGATGGTCAACCAGGACCGGACCCGCGGCGAAACCGTGGAAGAGGACTCGACCGTCGATCAGCTGCAGCAGAACATCTTCACTTTTTCTCCCTACATCACCCCGCGTTTCGGGGAACGCGGCCAGGCCAAGGTCGGCTATGCCTACAGCAACATCTGGTACGACGAGGATGACCGGGACTCCAAGAACATCCACCGGGGGTTCGTGGACGGGGAGTACGAGCTCTCCGGACAAACCGTCTTGCTCAGCGGCTACTCCTATACCCAGGAGCTCTGGGAAGACGAGACCCTGGACCGCAATATCCTTTATCTCGGCGGCCGCTATGCCTACGCCGAAAACGGAGTCGTATACCTGAAGGCCGGCCCCCAGCATACCCGCTACCGGGACCGCGACACCAGCTCTTCAAGCCTGTTCTGGGATGCGGGGCTGGATCATGATTTCGGGACGGTGCTCCTGCACCTGAACACGGGAGTCTCCTTCGAGGACGATCCGGACACGGGCGAGACCTATGAGCGCAGGTTCGGCACCCTGCGGCTGACCAAGACCTGGTCCCGGACCACGGCCAGCGTGTACTCCACGTTGGAGGAGTACGAAGACAGGAGCGATGAAGGCGAGGATGGGGAGGAGGTGCGCAGAACGCTGCTCGGGATGAGCCTGTCTCATGAGCTGAGTGAGCGCCTGACCGCCTCCATGGGGCTGATCCACGATTTTCAGGACCGCTCGGATGACGACACGCGGCGCTGGTACGCAAATGTCGGCTTGAACTATGCCTTGAGCGAACGCGTGGGACTCGGCTGCTGGTACAGGTTCAAGGATTCCTCATCGGATGACGAGGAGGAGGAATATCAGGTGAACAGGGTCGGCGTGCAGCTCACAATGACTTTCTAGACAGCGCGGGAGCAGGACAGGGCAATGATGATGGCAGAGGCTGCGGCACGAAGGTCTGTAACGACGAACGGGGATACATGAAAAACGCCTTGACCATAGATGTGGAAGACTATTTTCAAGTCACGGCCTTTGAAGGAGTTGTGAAGCGGCAGGATTGGGTGGTCTATCCGTCCCGGGTCGAGAACAACACCCGGCGGGTGCTGGATTTGCTCGATGAATTCTCCCTGTCTGGCACATTCTTCATCCTTGGCTGGGTGGCGGAGCACTATCCGGGCGTCGTGCAGGCTATTGCAAACGGCGGTCACGAAGTGGCCTGCCACGGCTATGGCCATGAACTCATCTACAATCTGGAACCTCACGTTTTTAGGGCCGATGTGCGCAGGTGCAAGGCCCTGCTCGAAGACCTGACCGGCGTTCCTGTCCTGGGTTACCGAGCCCCAAGCTATTCCATCACCAATAACTCCATGTGGGCTCTGGACATCCTCATCGAGGAAGGCTTTGTCTATGATTCGAGCATCTTTCCCATTGTCCATGACAATTACGGCATCCCGGGCTCCCACCGATTTCCGTACGACATCGTTCGCCCCGGCGGCACCATCCGTGAATTTCCCCTGACCACTCTGGCGGTGAACTTCGCGGGCCGCAGGATTGTCCTGCCCATAGCCGGAGGCGGCTATCTGCGCCTTCTCCCCGCAGGGGTCGTGCTGTGGGGGATGCGCAGCGTCAACACTGCGGAAAAGCAGCCTGTGGTTCTCTATTTCCATCCCTGGGAACTGGACCCCGACCAGCCGCGGATCAAGGCCCGTCTAAGGTCCCGCTTCCGGCATTATCTCAACCTCGACACGACGGAAGAAAAGGTCCGCAGCCTCCTTGGCGAGCTGCGCTTCGACACCATGGCCCGGGTGCTGGGACTGGACGGGGGAAACGGCGATGAGAGCAGGAGCGCGACCCGCCTGGAGGTTCCCCTGCCATGAGCGTACGCACGGAAACCTTTCAGGGCGCGGCAGCGGACTGGGATCGCTTTGTTGAATCGATGCCCTGTGCGGCAGGGTATTACAATCATGTATGGCGGGATATTCTGGAGCGCAGCTTCGGGCATGAAACCCATTTTCTGGCTGCCAGGACAAACGGCACCATAAGTGGTGTTTTGCCGCTGGTGCACATGCGCGGCGTCTTTGGCAATTTTTTGGTTTCACTGCCCTTTGTAACCTATGGCGGACTGCTCTGCCGGGATCAGGCGTCAAGCCAGGCCCTGCTGGAAGCCGCCGGGGAATTGCGTTCCCGGCTCAAAGCGCGTCACGTGGAACTCAGGCACACCCAGACCGTGAATCCGGACCTGCCCGCCAGAAGGCACAAGGTGGCCATGGTGCTCGCCCTGGCCGAAAGCGAAGAGGCGATGTGGACGGGTTTCAATACCAAGGTCCGCAATCAGATCCGCAAGGCGCAAAAAGCCGGCCTGGAGACGGTCTGGGGCGAGGCAGAACTGCTGGACGATTTTTACACCGTGTTCGTGCGCAACATGAGGGATCTGGGCACTCCGGTGTATGCGCGCTCGTTTTTTGCCAACATCCTGGCCGGTCTGCCCGGCGTGACCCGGATCGTATTGATCAGAAGGCAGGGCGAGCCCATCGCCGCCGGGCTGCTCTATTGGCACGGGGAGACTCTGGAGATTCCCTGGGCCTCGTCCATCCGGGACTACAACTCCCTTTGCCCCAACAATCTCATGTACTGGGAGGCCATCCGCCATGGCCTGCGCCTGGGGCTGCGCCGGTTTGACCTCGGGCGGTCCTCCCTTTGCTCCGGGACGTTCAAATTCAAGGAACAATGGGGGGCCAGGCCCGAAATACTGCAATGGCACTACCTCTTGTCCTCGGGCGCGAAGCTGCCGAACCTGAGCAACAGCAATCCCCGGTTTTCTCTGGCCATCAGCCTGTGGCGGCGTCTGCCCCTGTCCATGACCCGCACCCTCGGACCCCTGATCGTACGGGACATTCCATGAGCGGCCCGTATTTGCGCATGCTGCCGCCGAGCGCCTCGCCGCTGCGTCCCGCCGATATCGCGGCCGGAATCAGGGCGTGGATGTCCGGCCAGGGGGCGCAGTCCCTGCGGTGTGAAGTGAAACGGAAGTTCGGAGTGCGGCATGTGTTTTTTGCGACCTCCGGCCGGGCCGGACTCTCGGCTTCGCTGCGGGCCATGCGCACGCTTTGCCCGCAGCGGGACGAGGTGCTGCTGCCGGCATTCACTTCCTTTTCCGTGCCCTCGGCCGTGGTCAATGCCGGGCTCAAGGTCGGTCTTTACGATGTCAGCTCCCGGACCCTGGCCCCGGATATGGTCAGCCTGGAAAAGGCCCTGAACAGCAAGACGTTGTGCGTCGTGGCCTGTCATCTTTTCGGATATCCGCTGGTTCTTGAGCCGCTGCGCGAACTGTGCCGTGTTCACGGCGCGTTCCTCCTGGACGACGCCGCGCAGGCCATGGGCGCGCGGGCCGGGACGGAACTGGCCGGGACCATGGGCGATGCGGGGCTTTTCAGCCTGAGCCGGGGCAAGAACATCACCGCCGTGGACGGGGGGATCGTCCTGACCGACCGCGAGGACCTGGCGGAAGCTTTTGGAGCGATGCCCGCGCTTTTCGCGGCGAGCGGCAGAATTCGGACCGCCCGGAACCTGGCGCTGGCGCTGGCGCTCATGGTCATGCTCCATCCCCGGGCCTACTGGCTGCCGGCCTCCCTGCCGTTTCTGGGGATCGGACGCTCGGTTTTTGATCCGGATTTTCGCCTTGAGTCTTTGGACGAGCTGCGGGCAGGCATAGGCCGCAGCGCCCTGGACCGGCTGGACGACCTGAATGCGGCCCGTCGAAGGACTGCCGCGACCCTGCACGCAGGGCTGCAGGGGGTGCCTGGAATGCGCGTCGTGCAGCCGGCCGCCGGGACAGTGCCGGTGTATCTGCGCCTGCCGCTTCTGCCGCTTTCAGGCGTCTGGCCGGGGGGCGTCGCGCCTCAGGCGCAGGCGCTCGGCGTAGTTCGTTCCTATCCCCTGGCCCTGCACCGCATTCCGGGACTGGCGCCGTTTCTGACGTCGGTCGGCGATTATCCCGGAGCCTCGCTGCTGGCCGCAAATCTTCTGACCCTGCCCACCCACGGCCATGTGCACGGTGACGACATCAGGGCCATTGTGCGGGTCTTCCAGGATCTGCCTGTAAAGAGATGCGCAAGCGTCAAGGAGGTCGCGGCATGAACGCGCTGTTCTGGATCTCCCTGCTGACTCTTGCGTACGCCTTTGCCGGGTATCCGCTGCTTGTCGCCATCCTTGGCCGCAAGCGCAGGTTCGTGCCGCCCGGTGAGCTTCCAAGCATCAGCGTGCTGCTCTCAGTCTACAACGAAGAGCGCGTCATTACGGCCAAGATCCGCAATTTTCTGGAACTCGACTATCCGCAGGACCGCATTGAGCTTCTGGTGGTCTCGGATGGCAGCGATGACGCCACCGAGACCCTGGTCGCGCAGTGCGCCTCCCCGCAGGTCCGTCTGCTGCGGCAGCCTTCGCGCGGGGGTAAGACCCGGGCCATCAACAGAGCTGCGGGGGAGGCTGCCGGGGATATTCTGGTTTTCACCGACGCCAATTCCATGTTCCGACCGGACAGTATGCGCAAACTGGCGGCGCCGTTTGCATCCGAAGATGTCGGTTTGGTCGGCGGGCGCAGCGTGTATGCGGACAAGGACGGGCGCGAGACTCCGGGCGGTCTGTACCGCCGCTACGAGGAATGGATCAAGAGCGGCGAGAGCGGGCTTTTTTCCATCGTCGGCGCCGACGGGGCGATCTACGCCTTGCGCAAGGAACTTTTCGAACCCCTGCGCCCTGAATACATCAATGACTTCCTGCATCCCATCCAGGTTGTCCTGCGCGGCAAGCGCGCCATAAGCGAGCCATCGGCCGTGGTGGTCGAGGTGGGGGAAAACAGCGGCGGGGCGGAACTCAGGCGGCAGACGCGCATCATGGCGCAGTCCTGGCTGCTTTGCCTGCGTTTCAGCGGCGCTCTTGTGCAGGCAGGTCGCCTCGGTTTTCTGTGGCAGCTCGTCTCGCACAAGATGCTGCGCTGGCTGACCCTGCCGCTGCTGGCTGTGCTGGGCGCGAGCGCCATCGCGGGGGCGGGGAGCGGGGTTTTTCAGTCCATCGTCCTCTTCGGACTGGCAGCTCTGGCCGTGTCGGCCTGGGCGGGATTTCGGGGGCGGGGAGGCATTTCGCACGCGGCGTGGATGTTTCTCATCCTTCATTGGGCCGCGCTGCTGGGGCTTTTCCGGCTCGCACAGGGCGAGAGGTTCGTGACCTGGAATCCGAGGGGGAACTGACATGGCTGAATCCGTCACGGTCCAGGCGCCTGTTTCC
Coding sequences within it:
- a CDS encoding FemAB family XrtA/PEP-CTERM system-associated protein; the protein is MSVRTETFQGAAADWDRFVESMPCAAGYYNHVWRDILERSFGHETHFLAARTNGTISGVLPLVHMRGVFGNFLVSLPFVTYGGLLCRDQASSQALLEAAGELRSRLKARHVELRHTQTVNPDLPARRHKVAMVLALAESEEAMWTGFNTKVRNQIRKAQKAGLETVWGEAELLDDFYTVFVRNMRDLGTPVYARSFFANILAGLPGVTRIVLIRRQGEPIAAGLLYWHGETLEIPWASSIRDYNSLCPNNLMYWEAIRHGLRLGLRRFDLGRSSLCSGTFKFKEQWGARPEILQWHYLLSSGAKLPNLSNSNPRFSLAISLWRRLPLSMTRTLGPLIVRDIP
- a CDS encoding TIGR03016 family PEP-CTERM system-associated outer membrane protein, encoding MSEEYNDNVKEERHGEEDFVTSVRPGLSYRHEGARTLLETTYRGTWNHYASGSRDQEFNHDAMLHGLLDAWDGFLFLDLRDTYRMVNQDRTRGETVEEDSTVDQLQQNIFTFSPYITPRFGERGQAKVGYAYSNIWYDEDDRDSKNIHRGFVDGEYELSGQTVLLSGYSYTQELWEDETLDRNILYLGGRYAYAENGVVYLKAGPQHTRYRDRDTSSSSLFWDAGLDHDFGTVLLHLNTGVSFEDDPDTGETYERRFGTLRLTKTWSRTTASVYSTLEEYEDRSDEGEDGEEVRRTLLGMSLSHELSERLTASMGLIHDFQDRSDDDTRRWYANVGLNYALSERVGLGCWYRFKDSSSDDEEEEYQVNRVGVQLTMTF
- a CDS encoding DegT/DnrJ/EryC1/StrS family aminotransferase; translated protein: MSGPYLRMLPPSASPLRPADIAAGIRAWMSGQGAQSLRCEVKRKFGVRHVFFATSGRAGLSASLRAMRTLCPQRDEVLLPAFTSFSVPSAVVNAGLKVGLYDVSSRTLAPDMVSLEKALNSKTLCVVACHLFGYPLVLEPLRELCRVHGAFLLDDAAQAMGARAGTELAGTMGDAGLFSLSRGKNITAVDGGIVLTDREDLAEAFGAMPALFAASGRIRTARNLALALALMVMLHPRAYWLPASLPFLGIGRSVFDPDFRLESLDELRAGIGRSALDRLDDLNAARRRTAATLHAGLQGVPGMRVVQPAAGTVPVYLRLPLLPLSGVWPGGVAPQAQALGVVRSYPLALHRIPGLAPFLTSVGDYPGASLLAANLLTLPTHGHVHGDDIRAIVRVFQDLPVKRCASVKEVAA
- a CDS encoding glycosyltransferase family 2 protein, producing the protein MNALFWISLLTLAYAFAGYPLLVAILGRKRRFVPPGELPSISVLLSVYNEERVITAKIRNFLELDYPQDRIELLVVSDGSDDATETLVAQCASPQVRLLRQPSRGGKTRAINRAAGEAAGDILVFTDANSMFRPDSMRKLAAPFASEDVGLVGGRSVYADKDGRETPGGLYRRYEEWIKSGESGLFSIVGADGAIYALRKELFEPLRPEYINDFLHPIQVVLRGKRAISEPSAVVVEVGENSGGAELRRQTRIMAQSWLLCLRFSGALVQAGRLGFLWQLVSHKMLRWLTLPLLAVLGASAIAGAGSGVFQSIVLFGLAALAVSAWAGFRGRGGISHAAWMFLILHWAALLGLFRLAQGERFVTWNPRGN
- a CDS encoding XrtA system polysaccharide deacetylase yields the protein MKNALTIDVEDYFQVTAFEGVVKRQDWVVYPSRVENNTRRVLDLLDEFSLSGTFFILGWVAEHYPGVVQAIANGGHEVACHGYGHELIYNLEPHVFRADVRRCKALLEDLTGVPVLGYRAPSYSITNNSMWALDILIEEGFVYDSSIFPIVHDNYGIPGSHRFPYDIVRPGGTIREFPLTTLAVNFAGRRIVLPIAGGGYLRLLPAGVVLWGMRSVNTAEKQPVVLYFHPWELDPDQPRIKARLRSRFRHYLNLDTTEEKVRSLLGELRFDTMARVLGLDGGNGDESRSATRLEVPLP